The sequence cacttctaattatcgcacttttatttattgttattgtatttaattgcacttttaattatcgtactttttaattatcgcaattttattttatcgcacttttatttattgcaatttcattatcgttatttattttacgctttaaattaagtcttttatttatttattattttacattaggttttaactgcgactaaagttttaaaatcgacaaaccggtcattaaacggtaaaaacccccctttataataataatattacttatttatatatttgtatttttataaattaaaactaatatagcgttaaactttgtttaaaagattccctgtggacgaaccggacttactaaaaactacactactgtacgattaggtacactgcctataagtgttgtagcaaggtttaagtatatccactcgataaataaataaataacttgtgtaaaattgtagcatatttaatagtatttagttataaaaataaagctatttcatatacacctcgcacagCATCAAGCACTAAACAATATTAAAAAAACATCCAAAATTGAAGTAACCCAAACTGAACATAATATACAACGTATTTTGTACATACTAAATTGATGAAACCTAAAACGAAATTAAACAATGATCAAACCTTTAGAAGCTATACGAATTTGAGAAAAAATCAAACGGATTGCTCAACTGAACAAGATGTGTGAATTTGAGAAGAAATCAAACGGACTGCACAATTGTACATATATAATACTTTAACTAAAACTTAAGATATACGACATTGTACAAAACAATTGAACATAATCAAAAAAACTATTAGAAATGAAATCATACCTTTAGAAACGGTGCAAATTTGAGAGAAAACAAACAAATTGTACAATTGAACAAGGGgtgcgattttgatcaaatttgacTTTGATCATTTTCTCTCTATTTTTACCGAACTTTGACGGTATACAAAATAGAGTTACTTTTCTAATAcaaagtatttctatttctatttatatttatacaaaaatcctTTACTATCTCTTCAAGAACACGAGAAAATAATACTAGAATGTTAGTTGTACGCGatatttctttttttattattttataaagatCCATTTATTATCTATTCAAAAAAACTATTATTGTTTTGAGATTTTTCATTTGCAGCTGTCGTTAAACTCATAAAAGTATTTTACagtaatataattaaataaatataaatataaatattactccttatatatataaatataaaactttACTATATATGAAAAGCCTTTTACAAATATAAATACGCGCTTCCCCAACAGCCTTTCCTTTTAATATCTCTGTTTATTTGCTCTTCAAGAAACCTATTGTTGTTCCTTGTACACCATCCATCTCCGGCGACAAAAAATTTGTAAACTCAAGATGCCGACTGACATTGAAGACGAGATCAACGACGAGAAGAACCTTAAACCTCTTGATGAACATGATATTGCTCTTCTCAAGACTTCTGTAACCAATTTTCCAGTTATTCATCGTTCTTATTATTCCATTGTATTAACCAATTTTGATCTTTGATTAGTTTCTGTTGTTGTTACTATGTTAGATCATGCCTGCTTCTTtcctgtgattgttgttgttgtttactatCCAGGGTtacaaaattcaaaaatataatatttgttaCTCTATTACTATTAGATAAGCTTTATCTATTAATCTAATGTTAGTTATCTGAATAAAATGTGTGGATATATGAATAAGGTGGACTTAAAATTCTTTTTAGCTGTGGGTAATTGTGCGAATTTGTATACATGAACTTTAACTTTTGTTATATGTTATTCAATGGCAAATTACTTTGCAAAGTGGTCAACTTTAGTGATTAAACCCTTTTGGTTTATGTTATGGTTATTTAAGTTTTTATATGACTTAATGAAAGTGTTTTTGCCCCTAACTTGTATACAATGAACATTTCAACCTAATTAATTTAATACAAGGACTTTAATACCAGATGgagttagataattataattatctaaGTGGACCGTTTTGCAAATTACAACGCTGTTTGCAATTTCCAATTTACAATGCTGTTTTGCAAATTGATAAAGGAAGGGCAGATGATATTGCTATTCTCAAACTAATACGAGACGATTCTTCATGTAGGGATTGGGACCTTATTCCATCAACATTAAGGAAGCCGAAAAGGATGTGAAGGACAAGCCCAAAAGGATCAATGATTTATGCGGTATCAAGGAATCGGACACCGGTTTAGCTGCACCTAGCCAGTGGGTGCTTGATGAAGATGATATTGCTATTCTCAAGGCTTATGTAACCAATCTAATCCCTCCTATTTTCCTACAATATAGTTTACTTTTTTCGATTTATTCATCGTTCTTATTATTTAATTGGATGAAAAATTAGATCTTTTAtcaatttctatttttattatgttAGATCTTTCCTCCTTGTTACTTGTTATTGTTGTTTATGTAGTACTACTATATAGGGTTGTAGAATTTGAAGATATAATATTTGTTACTGTATCATTTGACGATTGTTTTTAATCCAATGTTAGTTATCTAAATAAAATGTGTGGGCATGTGTATAAGGTGGACTTGAAATTCATGTTAGCTGTGAAAGGTTTTATTGCTCATATCTGGTATATAGTTATTGACATAATAAACCCAATTAGCACAAAAACTTCAATATCAGATggagttttataattataattacctaAGTCGAATAATTGCAAATTACAATGCTGTTTGGTGACGTCAGCTATCAATTTTTTAGATAGAGTTTAGTTACAAAATTGATATAGAAGGAAGGTCTTTGTAGCTTCATGGTTCTGTAATGATGCATGTATGTCTTCTTTCTTTTTCAAGAATATGAAGGTTGGCACAATCTTTCGTCTATTTATCCATTTGTGGATTGATAACATATTTACTTTTTTGTGTGAAATATTTCGTCTGTATTGGGCACTAAATTTGGAGATTTCTTATATCACTTTAAACTAACACGCGTGGATTCTTCATGTAGGGGGTTAGATCTTATTCCATCAGCATCAAGAAAGCGGAAAAGGATGTAAAGGACATGGCCTAAAGGATCAATGATTTATGCGGTATTAAGAAATCGGACACTGGTTTAGCTGCTCCTAGCTGAATATTATTCCATgatgtccttttttttttttttttttttttttctttgtctCTTCCATGTTATGGTGTTATTACTCGGTTTTATGTATGTAATGATCGATAGAATCAAAAACTACAACTATATTACAAAATTATAACCATGTGCTTGAACAGAACAATAACAAAGGGCTAGTAACAATTTTGTTAGTGCTGATGCTTCACAAATTATTCATAAGGTTGTTGTGGGCTCAATGTAACCCAAAAATTGTGTAGTTGTTGCTAATACTGTATACTGCCTACTTACCTACCTTTGTTATGGGAAAACTGTCTTAGTGCAATTGTATACTAGCGATAATGCTAACCAGTTCGTGTTATATACACGTTCCGACTAAGAACTAACAATCACTTGCTAAAACCGGCAGATACTAGTAATATTGACAAAATATATGTAAACAAGTGTATGTGAAATCTAAGGATAGAAACGGACTAGGGCTGTAAACGAGCCGAGCCAAGCCCGAGCTTTCTAgtgttcgagctcggctcgtttaatTTTCataaagctcgagctcgagctcggctcgaatCGAGCCTTGATTtttaagctcgagctcggctcgtgctACTTGTTAAAagctcgagctcgactcgttaTGAGCTCGTTTTTTTCTAAAAAGCTTAGACGAGCTTGAGCTCAAATAAAGCTCGGCTCGTTAAGTAAAAACTCGAGCTCGTTAAATTTATTTTGGTAAGCTTGTTATAGAGTATTTTAGTTGTAGCCTTGTAGGGCATAAGTTCATTCACTAAAGTTATATTAATATGCTTTAAATacaatatttgaaaatataaacgAGAGTACAAGATATACAATTAAGCCAAAATGATTCAAGCATGCTAAATCAAGATATACAAATAACCATTTCAAAACAAGATAAAAAAACTTGCAGTCTTGAAGAAACATTCAGTAATGAACACAAAGTTACATCAGTGATCAGACAATACTTCTTGATTTCGATCAAGTTCTAAACAGCCATTTCTAATCACTCCAAATGAACCTGCATTAAATATAAAAAAGTAAcacattatattatataaatttcaaAGAAAacaaattatgtaatctttaaaatCATAAAAGAATACATACCGTCACTGCCAATAATATAACAAACTTACAGACTCTTAcgtaaattttatataaaaaacaCTAAAAATTTAACAAACTTACTACTAACAGTAAATAAGTTCTATCGTGTATAACCGTATAATTTGACATTACAAAATTATCATTGCTTCAAACCAAAACTATAGGCATGTAGGACAATAATTGAGTATGAAACTTCAGTTTATCAAGAGCAATCTTTGCAATTAAATCCATCGTCCTTCTTCAAGCATAAAAATACTATAGTCTATTAGAGTTCACGTACATGAACCTGCAGCTTGAGACAAATTATATGTAAATTGGTAAAGCTATAAGTAGAGTTATAAATATGAAGTACATATATGAAGAAGTAGATGACCGATTCTTACAATTGAGATTTAAACCAGCGGTTAAGTGATTTCTTGTTTAAAGTTTTCTGACTTTTTTGAGTGGAAGAGACGGATTGTGCAAATGACTAGAGACTTTTTATAGAGAGTGAGACTGGAAAAATATTAAGATGGTTagaaaatgaaaaaataaaattgaaaaaaaTAGATGAAAGTCGAATAGTTGGTGTCTTGGAAAAAGGAGTATATTTGAAAGGCTCAAAGCCTATTATATGCAGCTTCGATATTCGTGAAAGATGTTAGCGCATGCATTCTGTCATCATTTTGAATTTACTTATTGTTAAAGTAAAACACTAGTACTGGTAAACTAGTACAAATCGGCTCATTTAGTGTCCCTCATATAGACGCGTTCTTCAATCCACGCGTCTAATTAAGAAACATGAACACGTCTAAATGGTTAATTTTTGTTAAAAAAACCGGAACACGTCTAAATGTAAGTCAGAACACGTCTAATTAGAATCCTACAACACGTCTAACTAAGGATAACACCTCTTATTGGTAACCACGTCTTATAAGTTTTACCGGAACACGTCTATTTGACAACACGTCTAATAAGTTGTACCAGGCACACGTCTAAGTGACAACACGTTTAATTAACTTACCCCAGACACGTCTACTTTAGTTTGATCAACACGTCTAATTGTAACACGTCTAAATTACCTAGAAGGCACACGTCTAATTAGTTTAACACGTCTAATATGCTGATAACACTAACACCGTAAACAAATTAACAGGTTATGTCGGTTAACATTAACGTGGGTAGAAGAGATCAATTAGGAGCTAGTTTAAATTTGGAATGAATTTGATTTAAGGAATGAGTATTTTTCTCAAGAGataagtatgaatatatattataatacaaaaataactataatatatatatatatatatatatatatatatatatatatatatatatatatatatatatatatatttatatttatatctatctatctatctatctattaacTTATATAAATTACAAATAATCAATATGTGAGCTAGTATATCAACACAGACCTAAACTAGTTCAATTCATACTACGAGTAAAACACAAACAAACAATACATGAGCCAAAATAGCCCAGCAACATCCCAAAAACGGTTGCTGAGATTGCAACTAAGATATACAGCCCAGTTAGTTTGTTATGAGATAAGCTACTTGAACCAATCTAAGATTACAGCCCAGTTAGTTTGCAACTAGGATTGCAACTAAGCTGTTTCGAAAAGATATACAGCCAAGTTACAACACGAGATAAGCACTCGGATTTCAAAGCCACTTGAACCAATATACTCTGGAATTCTGAAGTCTCCTAGATATCCACTCATAAGATAATATTTGTATCTCATTAACTAACATTGAAGTCTCCTAAATACATATTTCTATTTATACTCCGTAATTTATAGTAATTTATATTTATACTCTTATGTACAAATAtaaaatatacaatataatataaaaatattatatatagagagaagctcgtttaggctcgcgagcttaaacgagctcgatatataaagctcgagctcgagctcgtttattAAGCGATCCCTAACTTAGGCTCGAACTCGAGCTCGTTTAGCCTCGGCTCGAACCGAGTttttaacgagccgagctcgagtagctcacgagtagctcggctcatttacagccCTACATTCAACTGAAAGTAAGACATCAGTGCGTTTTGTTTCTGAAATGTATGAAATGCCAATTCTGTGAACTAAATGAAGAGTTAGAAAAAAGTTCCAACATAAATTGTTCACATAAAAAATCAGACCTTGTTACATTCCTATCCATTCGCTAATGCCTATTGGTATTTTTGTTTCTATGCTATTGGTATTGTTGTTTCTATGAGTAATGACCTTTTGGTCTGTGTATTAAAAGGTAACACTGAAATTACCAACAAGAACCTAAATTGTTTTTGTGTGTAACAAGAATCCAAACTACCAAATTGATTAGATTTAATACTCAAATCACCAAACATAAACGGAAACCCAAACCCTAAATCTGAAATCAACGACCTTCATTTACTGTTGACGTCATTTTCAAAACTAGGTTCAAAATCTGAGAAAAAACCCATCTATTATGGATTATTTTCAAAATTAGGTTTAACTTAGGAGTTTTTTCCGgcttccaaaaatatttaaaaagaatGGGCGAGCGAAGGAAAATGGAATATGAAATCAAAATATGCTTTGGGAGTGTGAGATAGGCGCGAGGAGTACGCAACCGAACAACCACATGGGCTTTCAACAGTGATAGCTGAACTAACCAGATGGGCCGCCCAAAACCTGAGCTAATATTGAAATCGGAAATCAACTTCGGACCCCCGACTATCCAAAGAAGGCAGACTGAAACGGAGGAGCAGAAAATGCAACACAACAAGGGGTGAACCAAAGGCTTGCGCAAAGGAAGAAGAATATTTAAAGTATAGAATGAAAGTAATTTGGTAATCATTTTCCACATTAATCGTCGATACAAAAAATCCTTTATATACAATTATAAAATTCTTTTATCTCTTCAAGAAAATAATTGCATGTTGAATATACTCCGTATATCTTTAATCCATCTATCATCtatcatctatctatctatactatCTATGAAAAGGCTTATTGCGTGACATCATTGTATAATAAAAACCTTAGCTTATAAAATAATTAAGGACACATGGCACAAAAATAGCACACCTTGCTTACATCATCAATTATataagattttaaaatttttttttttaaaaaaggtatttaaaaaaaaaaaccgtaTCCTGATTAAAGACTGTATCCTTGTACCCCTCATTATTTGTTGTTGGGAAGGTAAATACAGAGATATCAGGCACGCCATGTTCATATCGTTTCTTCCCTAAAAATTTACAAAATCAAAAAACCACATCTAAACATCTTCATCCTTCATTTCCCATCTTCATCAAACCCTTCACGATCTAAAAAAAACACGCAGCTTCTCTTCTTAAATTTTGTTCTTCAtccaacctaaaccctaaatcgctCATCGCCACCACCACCATCGCCCATCGCTCATCGCCCATCGCCACCGCCACCATCGCCCACCGCCACCATCGCCATCGCCACCACCACTCCTACTAAGTTTGAGTTCAAAAATCAAATACCCataatctgaaaggacccgtcctaatccatctggacgaagtcaccaacaactggttccattgtgatgatcgactccaaaaactgtctttaaaaatgagcaaatg comes from Rutidosis leptorrhynchoides isolate AG116_Rl617_1_P2 chromosome 4, CSIRO_AGI_Rlap_v1, whole genome shotgun sequence and encodes:
- the LOC139839382 gene encoding 26S proteasome regulatory subunit 7 homolog A-like isoform X2, whose amino-acid sequence is MPTDIEDEINDEKNLKPLDEHDIALLKTSGLGPYSINIKEAEKDVKDKPKRINDLCGIKESDTGLAAPSQWVLDEDDIAILKAYGVRSYSISIKKAEKDVKDMA
- the LOC139839382 gene encoding 26S proteasome regulatory subunit 7 homolog A-like isoform X1; this translates as MPTDIEDEINDEKNLKPLDEHDIALLKTSVTNFPGLGPYSINIKEAEKDVKDKPKRINDLCGIKESDTGLAAPSQWVLDEDDIAILKAYGVRSYSISIKKAEKDVKDMA